A portion of the Streptococcus urinalis 2285-97 genome contains these proteins:
- a CDS encoding PTS sugar transporter subunit IIA, with protein sequence MMSDIVLLNQNWNNTEEALLKFGKYFIESGFAKESFTNALLEREKSFPTGLQFSDYGVAIPHTDPEYVTQTAIGIATLKEPIQFIQMGTSDQVVNVKLIIMLAIKEAHSQVEMLQKLMALLQDENIVRKLMQFSVGEEKKIEDLLKKNNIL encoded by the coding sequence ATGATGTCTGACATAGTATTATTAAATCAAAACTGGAATAATACAGAAGAAGCATTATTGAAATTTGGTAAATATTTTATTGAATCTGGTTTTGCTAAAGAAAGTTTCACTAATGCTTTATTAGAAAGAGAAAAATCATTCCCAACAGGTCTTCAATTCTCAGATTATGGTGTTGCTATTCCTCATACAGATCCTGAATATGTCACACAAACAGCAATTGGAATTGCTACTCTAAAAGAACCAATTCAATTTATTCAAATGGGAACCTCAGACCAAGTTGTTAATGTTAAATTAATTATTATGTTAGCAATCAAAGAAGCACATTCACAAGTTGAAATGTTGCAAAAATTGATGGCACTTTTGCAGGATGAAAATATAGTTAGAAAACTAATGCAATTTTCTGTAGGAGAAGAAAAAAAAATAGAAGATTTATTGAAAAAAAATAATATTCTTTAG
- a CDS encoding BglG family transcription antiterminator produces MNNRQMMILRDLSETQEYITALVFAKKYKVSTKTILGDIKKLEDFLSPYAILIEKKPRYGIKILEEAKDKKKNRQIIHKLIGNNKFTDYFSRKPYYVKYICLSNRKTDIGEIADALYISESTVNRDLDKLQSELNNYDLKISKHCNEKYILGNEIDIAINLRNFLIDHFCSNAVEWQESELATVLFLKQDILDTVTCIRELCEKYDFFISQQYEIYLITDLLIAKSRYLLQQDSTHLFQLEEIQDTYPNYLFAAELLANILKIETFQINPNQINFISNSILSVTYKKIKEPSKLYEESINAFIEQVSSISKINFSLIDTIQYKLINHIEPMVYRIKNKINIKNGLTKEINKRYNSLYNIVWQASNVLELTFEIEIPESELAFLTLYFVAALKELRRPVSIGVVCPHGIATSELIISSIKDFITEFDFVEKVDLIDIKNGKKYDILISSIILELDTKDYCLVSPLLSNDDISLIQQKYLNLTYGNIEQNRSTVDFNLASSQLSVLLSNSVYFQKNFTTLEECIDFLVTQSHHLNNSSNGFKESIINREKMGSTSLYTGIALPHADPKFVKVSQLQVLTLNKPILWGKNNVSVVALISIKKDEEVLYKEPLLEFYSKIVDSMVVNQITRARKIKEILEII; encoded by the coding sequence TTGAATAATAGACAAATGATGATTCTCAGGGATCTATCAGAAACTCAAGAATATATTACAGCTTTAGTTTTTGCGAAAAAATATAAGGTTTCAACAAAAACAATACTAGGAGACATTAAGAAATTAGAAGACTTTCTAAGTCCGTATGCTATCTTGATTGAAAAAAAACCAAGGTATGGAATAAAAATTCTTGAAGAGGCAAAAGATAAAAAAAAGAATAGACAAATTATCCATAAATTAATTGGTAATAATAAGTTCACTGATTATTTTTCTAGAAAGCCTTACTATGTTAAATATATTTGTTTATCAAATCGTAAAACAGATATAGGTGAGATTGCTGATGCATTATACATTAGTGAGTCTACAGTAAATCGTGATTTGGATAAACTTCAGTCGGAATTAAATAATTATGACCTTAAGATTTCAAAGCATTGTAATGAAAAGTATATTTTAGGAAATGAAATTGACATTGCTATTAATCTAAGGAATTTTTTAATTGATCATTTTTGTTCAAACGCTGTTGAATGGCAAGAAAGTGAACTAGCGACTGTTCTCTTTTTAAAACAAGATATTTTAGATACTGTGACATGTATTCGTGAGTTATGTGAAAAGTATGATTTTTTCATTTCACAACAATATGAAATTTACCTTATTACGGATCTATTGATTGCAAAATCTCGTTATCTATTACAACAAGATAGTACACATCTATTTCAATTGGAAGAGATACAAGATACCTATCCCAATTATTTATTTGCTGCAGAATTATTAGCTAATATATTAAAAATAGAAACCTTTCAGATTAATCCAAATCAAATCAATTTTATTTCAAATTCGATATTATCTGTTACTTACAAAAAGATAAAAGAACCTTCGAAACTATATGAAGAATCCATTAATGCATTTATAGAACAAGTAAGTAGTATCTCTAAGATTAATTTTTCATTAATTGATACAATACAATATAAGTTAATCAATCATATTGAACCCATGGTTTATCGAATAAAAAATAAAATTAACATCAAAAATGGCTTAACAAAAGAGATAAATAAAAGATATAATTCCTTATATAATATCGTTTGGCAAGCATCTAATGTTTTAGAGCTGACTTTTGAAATCGAAATTCCTGAATCAGAATTAGCATTTTTAACCTTATATTTTGTTGCTGCCCTTAAAGAATTACGTCGTCCAGTTTCTATTGGAGTAGTGTGTCCACATGGCATCGCAACTTCTGAATTAATTATCAGTTCTATAAAAGATTTTATTACTGAATTTGATTTTGTTGAAAAAGTAGATTTGATTGATATCAAAAATGGTAAAAAATATGATATATTGATAAGCTCTATTATTTTAGAACTCGACACAAAGGACTATTGTTTAGTAAGTCCGCTACTTAGTAATGATGACATTTCGCTCATTCAACAAAAATATCTTAATCTTACTTATGGAAATATAGAACAAAATAGATCAACAGTGGATTTTAATCTCGCAAGTTCACAATTATCTGTTCTACTTTCAAACTCTGTTTACTTTCAAAAAAATTTCACAACATTAGAAGAATGTATTGACTTTTTAGTTACACAATCACATCATTTAAATAATAGTTCTAATGGTTTTAAAGAATCAATTATTAATAGAGAAAAAATGGGAAGTACAAGTTTGTATACTGGAATTGCATTACCTCATGCTGATCCTAAGTTTGTAAAAGTTTCTCAATTACAAGTTCTTACATTGAATAAACCAATACTTTGGGGGAAAAATAATGTAAGTGTTGTTGCGCTCATATCAATAAAAAAAGATGAAGAAGTGTTATATAAAGAGCCACTTTTAGAATTCTATTCAAAAATTGTAGATTCAATGGTAGTTAATCAGATAACAAGAGCAAGAAAAATAAAAGAAATTTTAGAAATTATCTAA
- a CDS encoding YjbQ family protein: protein MVVYKEEIKLNTDNKITYHNITNEIQKILDRSDIRDGIITVVSPHTTCSVFFEEYSHDFDKDGNDFLQLDLNKILEKIVPNHVSSKTYNYPGPEHYKAVRSWENVDDYLPNNDEKALWNGDAHLKATIIGSSLVIDVKNKQLNIGKTGYYYFVDFDKTRDRVRKCLITVIGE from the coding sequence ATGGTAGTTTATAAAGAAGAAATCAAATTGAATACTGATAATAAAATCACATATCACAATATTACAAATGAAATTCAAAAAATATTAGATAGAAGTGACATCAGGGATGGAATTATTACAGTTGTTTCTCCACATACTACTTGTTCGGTTTTTTTCGAAGAGTATTCTCATGATTTTGATAAAGATGGAAATGATTTCTTGCAACTGGACTTGAATAAGATACTAGAAAAAATTGTTCCTAATCATGTATCTTCAAAAACTTACAATTATCCTGGCCCTGAACATTATAAAGCTGTTCGCTCGTGGGAAAATGTTGATGACTACTTACCAAATAATGATGAGAAAGCATTGTGGAATGGTGATGCTCACCTAAAAGCAACTATAATTGGTTCAAGCTTAGTAATTGATGTAAAGAATAAACAGTTAAATATTGGAAAGACTGGTTATTATTATTTTGTAGATTTTGACAAAACCCGTGATAGAGTAAGAAAATGTCTTATAACAGTAATAGGTGAATAA
- a CDS encoding triose-phosphate isomerase yields MAKKKIKKPFFIFNPKSYLYGHDLEEMSKLAEILANKYPQVSVLLTAPFADISSVSQNVNSALISAQHIDGIKPGRGMGLILPESVKYAGASATFINHAEHPLTFDQIIQSIKRADELDLITIVCANSLEEAKAISALHPDIILCEPTELIGTGKISSEEYILNTNKVVKEISPQTLIMQGAGISTADDVFRVITLGADGTGCTSGITTSEDPRETFSEMVLACQRAIENKE; encoded by the coding sequence ATGGCAAAGAAAAAAATTAAGAAACCTTTTTTCATCTTTAATCCCAAATCTTATTTGTATGGTCATGATTTAGAAGAAATGTCAAAATTAGCTGAAATATTAGCTAATAAATATCCACAAGTAAGTGTATTACTAACAGCACCGTTTGCAGATATTAGTAGCGTATCTCAAAATGTTAACTCAGCATTAATTTCAGCTCAACATATTGATGGTATAAAACCTGGTCGTGGTATGGGGTTAATCTTACCAGAATCGGTAAAATATGCAGGGGCATCTGCAACATTTATTAATCATGCGGAACATCCTCTGACTTTTGATCAAATTATTCAATCTATTAAGAGAGCTGACGAACTCGATTTAATTACGATAGTTTGTGCGAATTCATTAGAGGAAGCTAAAGCTATATCTGCTTTACACCCTGATATTATTCTATGTGAGCCTACTGAATTAATTGGAACTGGAAAAATAAGTTCAGAAGAATATATTCTTAATACAAATAAAGTCGTAAAAGAAATATCGCCTCAAACTTTGATTATGCAAGGCGCTGGGATTTCAACAGCTGATGATGTTTTTCGGGTAATTACATTAGGTGCAGATGGTACAGGTTGTACAAGTGGAATTACAACTAGTGAAGATCCCCGAGAAACTTTTTCTGAAATGGTTCTTGCGTGTCAAAGAGCAATTGAAAATAAGGAGTAG
- a CDS encoding class II fructose-bisphosphate aldolase, whose protein sequence is MVKVDSKKMFEDSRKKGYAIPHANFIDWNSARAFVSVAEEKQLPLILAFAQSHSDIISLEEAACIGNFFSTHAKVPVVLHLDHGEDFEFIKKSIDLGFSSVMIDASQKSFAENISITKKVVEYAHARGIVVEAELGHVGANQSTETDQLTDSIYTEVDVVIEFVNQTKIDSLAISIGTAHGIYKGRPKINFERLREIKNRTDIPLVLHGGSSSGDDNLKKCAKQGISKINIYTDFIVSALKASQSQKFSDYISEKNACEDAMKLVLQHYYQVFETKGINYGKEKN, encoded by the coding sequence ATGGTAAAAGTGGATTCTAAAAAGATGTTTGAAGATTCAAGAAAGAAAGGATATGCAATCCCGCATGCAAATTTTATTGATTGGAATTCAGCTAGAGCTTTTGTAAGTGTGGCAGAAGAAAAGCAATTACCTTTAATTTTGGCATTTGCTCAATCACATTCAGATATCATTTCTTTAGAGGAAGCTGCATGCATAGGGAATTTCTTCTCAACTCATGCTAAAGTACCTGTTGTATTGCATTTGGATCATGGCGAAGATTTCGAATTTATTAAAAAATCAATTGATTTAGGATTTTCATCTGTAATGATTGATGCTTCACAAAAAAGCTTCGCAGAAAATATATCTATTACAAAAAAAGTAGTAGAATATGCTCACGCGCGTGGTATTGTTGTTGAAGCGGAGTTAGGACATGTAGGCGCAAATCAATCGACTGAAACAGATCAATTAACAGATTCTATATATACAGAAGTTGATGTTGTAATAGAGTTTGTGAACCAAACCAAAATTGATTCACTTGCTATTTCAATAGGTACAGCCCATGGAATTTATAAAGGTAGACCAAAGATTAATTTTGAACGACTAAGGGAAATAAAAAATAGAACTGATATTCCTTTAGTACTTCATGGAGGTTCTTCTTCTGGTGATGATAATCTAAAAAAATGTGCAAAACAGGGAATTTCAAAAATAAATATTTACACTGATTTTATAGTTTCTGCATTAAAAGCTAGTCAATCTCAAAAATTTTCTGATTATATATCAGAAAAGAATGCATGTGAGGATGCTATGAAATTGGTTTTACAACATTATTACCAAGTTTTTGAGACGAAAGGAATAAATTATGGCAAAGAAAAAAATTAA
- a CDS encoding sugar-binding transcriptional regulator, whose translation MYNRNNLLYLIASAYYIERKSKSQIASEFNISRPTVNTLLDEALQDGTVTISIHPKPHDQIKLSEHIKDKFNLKYVSITDSASDYRITKTNVARNLVNFIEENAYRLKTIGLGWGTTLKEFVDQANFIDLHHLTIIPMMGGANTEYAYLHSNQLCFSLAEKFNANTSFFYAPAICDSIHLKMELEASYHVREAKQRAKLVDMAIISIGNPNKSSTYKLLGNVIKSDEINPLDDIAYGDILASFFDKNGMIVSTGLSKKMIGITLEDLEYMKEITIIASGMNKAESLFYLLKKGFIDNIIIDSEIANFLYDVHY comes from the coding sequence ATGTATAATAGAAATAATTTACTCTACCTTATCGCTTCAGCATACTATATTGAAAGAAAATCAAAATCTCAAATTGCATCAGAGTTCAATATTAGCCGACCTACAGTTAACACCCTTCTAGATGAGGCTCTGCAAGATGGTACGGTTACAATATCCATTCATCCAAAACCTCATGACCAAATAAAATTATCTGAACATATTAAAGATAAATTTAATCTAAAATATGTTTCAATAACAGATAGTGCCTCAGATTATAGAATCACCAAAACTAATGTTGCACGTAATCTTGTTAATTTTATTGAAGAGAATGCATATAGACTGAAAACAATTGGTTTGGGGTGGGGAACAACTTTAAAAGAGTTTGTCGATCAAGCTAATTTTATCGATTTACATCATTTAACCATTATTCCGATGATGGGGGGTGCTAATACAGAATATGCTTACTTACATTCTAATCAATTATGTTTTTCTTTAGCTGAAAAATTTAATGCTAATACTTCATTCTTTTATGCACCAGCTATTTGTGACAGTATACATCTTAAGATGGAGTTAGAAGCATCTTATCATGTTAGAGAAGCAAAACAGCGTGCAAAATTAGTAGATATGGCAATTATCAGCATTGGAAATCCCAATAAGTCATCTACATATAAATTACTAGGAAATGTAATAAAATCTGATGAAATAAATCCTCTAGATGATATTGCATATGGTGATATCTTGGCAAGTTTTTTTGATAAGAATGGTATGATAGTCAGTACAGGACTTTCAAAAAAAATGATTGGAATAACACTTGAAGATTTAGAATATATGAAAGAAATTACAATTATTGCTAGCGGTATGAATAAGGCCGAGAGTCTATTTTATTTATTAAAAAAAGGTTTTATTGATAATATTATTATTGACTCTGAGATTGCAAATTTTCTCTATGATGTTCATTATTAA
- a CDS encoding NAD(P)-binding oxidoreductase: MNIFVVGATGRVATELIKDLVADGHEVIAGARRPEAVIDLDHVKPVLFDLHEDEETLAETIGQNVDAIYFTAGSRGKDLLQTDAYWAVKVMKAAEQLGIKRFIMLSAVYANQPQFWKKTGIEDYQAAKFFANEWLKHRTNLDYTILRPGILLEAKNTFGKGIDMSDGETAIKEAISKL; the protein is encoded by the coding sequence ATGAACATATTTGTAGTTGGGGCAACTGGTAGAGTTGCTACAGAATTAATCAAAGATTTAGTAGCAGATGGCCATGAGGTTATTGCAGGTGCTAGACGGCCTGAAGCGGTAATTGATTTAGATCATGTGAAACCCGTTTTATTTGACTTACATGAAGATGAAGAGACATTAGCAGAGACAATAGGACAAAATGTGGATGCAATATATTTCACTGCTGGTTCTAGAGGTAAGGATTTGTTACAAACCGATGCCTACTGGGCTGTTAAAGTCATGAAAGCTGCGGAACAATTAGGGATTAAACGTTTTATCATGTTGTCTGCAGTCTATGCCAATCAACCGCAATTTTGGAAAAAAACAGGGATTGAAGACTATCAAGCTGCAAAATTCTTTGCTAATGAATGGTTGAAGCATCGGACAAACTTAGATTATACAATCTTAAGACCAGGTATTTTATTAGAAGCCAAAAATACCTTTGGTAAAGGGATTGACATGTCTGATGGGGAAACGGCTATTAAAGAGGCTATCTCAAAACTATAA
- a CDS encoding C-terminal binding protein produces the protein MKIVRLFEDDMLSVEEEKIASLGLDLDIEVKPTVTEEVIKNAKDADIIITVYEPLTKHVLEHLPNLKLVVYRSIGFNNIDMTYANQINLPVSHITKYCVDEVANYVVAAILSYSRRLLDFNRSVKVDKKWDSELFPDIRRLSTQTIGLIGFGNIPKLVAERMKVFGSKIVAYDPFIDDNVFARYGVEKVTLEDLFSQSDYISSHLPLNDATKELINKDLLEKVKSGAVFINSSRGGVVNEADLYEALTDGQLAYAILDVLSSESPNLAETPLVNLDNTLMTPHIAFYSQDAFVQGAEDSLTNISAFLKRDYSNAEIVNLNAITLPD, from the coding sequence ATGAAAATCGTACGCTTATTTGAAGATGATATGCTTTCAGTTGAAGAAGAAAAGATAGCATCACTTGGTTTAGACCTTGATATTGAAGTTAAGCCAACTGTTACAGAAGAAGTGATCAAAAATGCCAAGGATGCTGATATCATCATTACTGTTTATGAACCATTAACAAAACATGTTTTGGAACATTTACCAAACTTAAAATTAGTCGTCTACCGTTCAATTGGTTTCAATAATATTGACATGACTTATGCCAATCAAATTAATTTGCCGGTCTCACATATTACAAAATACTGTGTAGATGAAGTTGCTAACTATGTAGTTGCTGCCATTTTATCCTACAGCAGACGTTTACTTGATTTTAATCGTTCTGTTAAAGTCGATAAAAAATGGGATTCTGAACTTTTCCCAGATATTAGACGTTTATCAACACAAACCATTGGTTTAATTGGTTTCGGTAATATTCCGAAATTGGTAGCAGAACGCATGAAAGTCTTTGGATCAAAAATTGTCGCTTATGATCCTTTTATAGATGATAATGTATTTGCTCGTTATGGTGTAGAAAAAGTAACTTTAGAGGACCTTTTTAGTCAAAGTGACTATATTTCATCACATTTACCACTAAATGATGCAACCAAAGAGCTTATTAACAAGGACTTGCTAGAAAAAGTGAAGTCTGGAGCTGTTTTTATCAACTCGTCTCGTGGTGGAGTTGTCAATGAAGCTGATTTATATGAAGCCTTAACAGATGGTCAGTTGGCTTATGCTATATTGGATGTTCTTTCTTCAGAATCACCAAATTTAGCTGAGACACCATTAGTTAATTTAGACAATACGCTTATGACACCACATATTGCATTTTATTCTCAAGATGCCTTTGTTCAGGGAGCTGAAGATTCTTTGACTAATATTTCTGCTTTCTTAAAAAGAGATTATTCCAATGCTGAAATCGTTAACTTAAACGCAATCACATTACCAGATTAA